In Cervus elaphus chromosome 5, mCerEla1.1, whole genome shotgun sequence, the following proteins share a genomic window:
- the HSCB gene encoding iron-sulfur cluster co-chaperone protein HscB isoform X3, translated as MDSQFLTEIMEINEKLAEAQGETAMKEIESIVRAKQKELADDVSRAFERDNFEKAKELLTKMRYFSNIEEKIKLKKIPL; from the exons ATGGATAGTCAATTCCTCACGGAAATAATGGAAATCAATGAAAAACTTGCAGAAGCTCAAGGTGAAACTGCCATGAAAGAGATTGAATCTATTGTCAGAG cTAAACAGAAAGAACTGGCTGACGATGTGAGCAGAGCTTTTGAAAGAG aCAATTTTGAAAAAGCCAAGGAACTCTTAACAAAGATGAGATACTTTTCAAACATTGAAGAAAAGATTAAGTTAAAGAAGATTCCCCTCTAA
- the HSCB gene encoding iron-sulfur cluster co-chaperone protein HscB isoform X1 gives MWGGRTGAMLRASGWWPTGVLGRRLLNCNAASLAGSSSPRCWNCGGLGGPPRGDRFFCPQCRALQPPDPTRDYFSLMDCNRSFRVDTVKLQHRYQQLQRLVHPDFFSQRSQNEKDFSEKHSTLVNEAYKTLLAPLSRGLYLLKLHGVEIPEGTDYEMDSQFLTEIMEINEKLAEAQGETAMKEIESIVRAKQKELADDVSRAFERDNFEKAKELLTKMRYFSNIEEKIKLKKIPL, from the exons ATGTGGGGCGGAAGGACCGGGGCCATGCTCCGCGCGTCGGGGTGGTGGCCGACAGGGGTGCTCGGGAGAAGACTGCTAAACTGCAATGCTGCTTCGCTGGCAGGAAGCAGCTCCCCACGATGTTGGAACTGCGGCGGCCTAGGGGGCCCACCGCGGGGGGACCGGTTCTTCTGCCCTCAGTGCCGGGCGCTGCAGCCACCTGACCCGACTCGAGACTACTTCAGCCTCATGGACTG TAACCGCTCCTTCAGAGTTGACACTGTGAAGCTCCAACATAGATACCAGCAACTACAGCGCCTTGTCCACCCAGATTTCTTCAGCCAGAGGTCTCAG AATGAAAAGGACTTCTCAGAGAAGCATTCGACCCTTGTCAATGAGGCCTATAAGACCCTTCTGGCCCCCCTGAGTAGGGGACTATACCTT CTAAAGCTCCATGGAGTAGAGATTCCCGAAGGGACAGACTATGAGATGGATAGTCAATTCCTCACGGAAATAATGGAAATCAATGAAAAACTTGCAGAAGCTCAAGGTGAAACTGCCATGAAAGAGATTGAATCTATTGTCAGAG cTAAACAGAAAGAACTGGCTGACGATGTGAGCAGAGCTTTTGAAAGAG aCAATTTTGAAAAAGCCAAGGAACTCTTAACAAAGATGAGATACTTTTCAAACATTGAAGAAAAGATTAAGTTAAAGAAGATTCCCCTCTAA
- the HSCB gene encoding iron-sulfur cluster co-chaperone protein HscB isoform X2, translated as MWGGRTGAMLRASGWWPTGVLGRRLLNCNAASLAGSSSPRCWNCGGLGGPPRGDRFFCPQCRALQPPDPTRDYFSLMDCNRSFRVDTVKLQHRYQQLQRLVHPDFFSQRSQNEKDFSEKHSTLVNEAYKTLLAPLSRGLYLVS; from the exons ATGTGGGGCGGAAGGACCGGGGCCATGCTCCGCGCGTCGGGGTGGTGGCCGACAGGGGTGCTCGGGAGAAGACTGCTAAACTGCAATGCTGCTTCGCTGGCAGGAAGCAGCTCCCCACGATGTTGGAACTGCGGCGGCCTAGGGGGCCCACCGCGGGGGGACCGGTTCTTCTGCCCTCAGTGCCGGGCGCTGCAGCCACCTGACCCGACTCGAGACTACTTCAGCCTCATGGACTG TAACCGCTCCTTCAGAGTTGACACTGTGAAGCTCCAACATAGATACCAGCAACTACAGCGCCTTGTCCACCCAGATTTCTTCAGCCAGAGGTCTCAG AATGAAAAGGACTTCTCAGAGAAGCATTCGACCCTTGTCAATGAGGCCTATAAGACCCTTCTGGCCCCCCTGAGTAGGGGACTATACCTTGTAAG CTAA